In Chionomys nivalis chromosome 21, mChiNiv1.1, whole genome shotgun sequence, the genomic window GCCCCAGGACAGAACCACATCTCTGATAAAGGTTTTGAAgtgaataaagttttaaaagtgaGCCCTAATAATGGTGCCTGCCTACTGGAGCTTCTCACAGCAGCCTATGAATCTGTGAGCTAGCTGGGGCACAGGTGACGTGGCATGCCGAGCCGTGGGGAAGACGCCTGTGAGCCTCACAGATGGGGGCCCCAGCATCTCTTCCCTCTGGAAACTTGGGCCCCTGCCCCAGCTCAGCCCTAGAAGGGCTGCTGCTCCTTCTATCACGCAGTCTGTTTGGCTGTACTCCCCCCGGTAATTGGCTAATTACTGGAGATTAATGTTGGTAAACAGAAGCCTCCTTCTCCACCGCCATCTGCTCCTTCATTATTTGCCCATCCATTCCCCTTTCTGTGTCCCTGAAGCCCCAGTTCATGGCACGGCCTAGCATCCAGGTGTGAACACAGCCCAGTGGAGCATTCTCCCACCCCAGGTGTTGTGGAATGAGCCGGGGGCCCAGGAAGTCACAACTTGAGGGAGAATGTGTAGAACAGAGCTGTCAGCAGCAGGCTTTATTGGGAAAGGGGCTTTCAGGAACTGGGCTCCCCAGACACTTCTGGGTCCTGGGCTTCGGCAGAGGCCATAGCAGCAGCTCGTGCCTCCTTCTTCTGCCGCTGTTTCTCCTCCTTGAGGCGCTTGCGCTGCTGCTTGTCTAGGTCCTGTAACAGTTCCTGGAAGCGGGCACTCCTTGGGTCCACGTGGTAACCCAGGCGCTCCTGGGCCTCAGCCTGTAGCCGGGCCCTCCGCTCCTTATCAGCCTGAGCTTTCTCCCAGCGTTCCCGCTTCTGCCGTCGCCAGTTCTCAATCATCTGTGGCATCTTGGCCATGCACTCTGAGATGTGCTGCTCCCTGCAGAGGAAAGCAGGCAGTAAGGGGCAGACCAAGTCGACCCTGGATTCCACCTACCTGTCTACTAGACCATCCTCCTGCCCGTGGCATGGCTGTGTCTGCCAGGTCCAAATTCAGGTACAGAAACAACTAGATGAATGTTTTCTTCCAGCCCTGTGGATTTCTTAGTTACACTCATATCTCAGTCTTAAGACAGTAAAACTGAAAGAATCAAGCCTTAAAACAGGAAAGGACTATCCATCCAGCTAGGGTGGGACAGACGGGGAACCAGCGCTGTTGTACACGGCAGCGTGACTCTGGACAGCTGACCTGGCTTCTCCAGGCCTGTTTCATCTGGACAAAGGGCGATCTTGTCCTTTCAAAGTTGAGAGGACAGGTTAAATACCAGGAACACATTTCACTTGCCTTGGACTCTGCACCAGAAGTGGCATCATCCAGATGTCTATGACTTCCTCCATTTCCCCCGCAGATCTGATCGCGCACATGCTCCTCCTTTGCTGACGTCTGCCCTGGACTTCGGGGCCCAGCACCATTCTCATCTCCACTACCCAGCATACTGACCCAGTGCCTCAGGGCATACTTtaggcattttaaaaaatttatttattatgcatacagtattctttctgcatgtatgcctacaggccagaagagggcgccagatctcataacaccatgtagttgctgggacttgaactcagaaccttcggaagggcaggcagtgctcttaaccgctgagccatctttctccagcccctaagcatttttttttaattaatttccttttttttttttttttttttttttgagacagggtttctctgtgcagtcctggctgccctggacctcactctgtagtatagaggctgaccttgatctcacctgcccctgcctcctgagtgttgggattaaaggcctgtactgcCACCGGcctgaaatttttttcaaagatagggtcttactatgtagatgaGGCGATTTaccctgcctctggctccagatggctaagattacaggtgtgctttCCTCATGCCCTGTTTACTTATGCTAAAGGATCTCACTGATAGGTGTGAGGGCTGTCCTGCCTCTGAACCATGCCTTCTCCAAAGTTAGTCATGTGTCACTAGGCTTGGCTCAACCTCAGGACCTTTGCACCACCTGTTCCCCCCTTCTGGGAACTCGAGATTTTCCCAGTAACTCTAACTGGTTATAagggactttctttctttcttttttttttttttttttttcttttttttttttttggtttttcaagacagggtttctctgtggctttggagcctatcctggaactagttctgtagaccaggctggtctcgaactcacagagatccgcctgactctgcctcccgagtgctgggattaaaggcgtgcgccaccatcgcccggcctataAGGGACTTTCTTAAACATACAAGGGCTAGCAAACTCATGTGTTCTCCTGCATGCCTGcccacccccccttttttgagacagtctctctgtgtagccttggctattctggaactcattctaaaccaggctggcctcgaactcactgagatccacctgcctcttctccccGAATGCTGGCGTTAAGGGCGTGCACTACTACTGCTTGGCCCCAGCATgcacttttttcccccaagacaatATTtctcagagcctgtcctggaactagctcttgtagaccaggctggtctcgaactcagagatccacctgcctctgtctctggagtgctgggcttGCACTGTCATCGCCGGGCTCCAGCATGCACTCTTAACCGTGTTTTGTCCTTCTGAGGGCCCCTTGTCATGTGAaattcttgtctgttttgtttcccATTGTGTGGATCCTCAGATTCTTGCACAGAATGTTAGTAAAGATAAAACAGTTGAGGCTGGGCctggtacaggcctgtaatctcagacaCACGGAAAGTAAAGGTAGATGGATTCTAGATTCGGTGCCAGTCTGGAAACATAACGAGTTATGGTTAACAGTGAGACCTTATGTATATATAAGGCGGGCTAGTGATACAGTTCAGTAgtaaaggaagggggaaagtaaCACAAGAACTGCAGCTGAGTGACTACAAGAATTTACCTAGCAGTTGGGGGGAGGcggggttggtttggtttttcaagacagggtttctctgtagctttggagcctttctggAACTGGcgctgtagacaggctggcctcgaactcacagagatccacctgtctctgtctcccaactgctgggattaaaggcgtgcaccaccaccgcccggccagaagttttgtttttcagcCTGGTTAACATGTTAGCCCTACACCACAAGGACTCCGCATGCCTCCAACGGAGGATTCGTGGTTTCGGGGCCGTGGGTTACCTGCCCCCATAACGCACCTGGCACGACGCTTTGCCTCCTGGGCCTGCTGCTGCGTGCGCAGCGACTCTTGCATGGTCGCTAAACTCGGGTACCATTCTCGCTCCTCCGCCTCCAACTCGCGCAGCTGCTCCGGGGACGGCCACAGGGAGGCGGGGGCCACCCCGGACTTAGCGCCGTACCGCGCGAACTGCTTGGCCGCGTATCGCGGCCCTAGTTGCCATCGTGGGCTCAGCAGGTTCTCCGGGTCTGGCCAATGGGGCCCGGGGCGGCGGCGCGGGGGTGGCGGCGCACGGTAGTTACAGGACCTGGGCCCCACAGCCACGGAGAACCGCAGGAGACGGCACGCCTGCATGGCGGACGCCGCCATCTTGGCTGTGGGTCCTCGCGGGCGGCGGGCTGGCTAGAGCGCTGCCTGCGCGGCGGAAACCTCGGGGGCCTCAGGTAAGGGAGCCAAGGAAATAGACTGGAAGACTGTAATCGGTGCTGTAGAGGTGCACATTTAATGCGGAAGGCGGTAGTTTGTTAATATATATGACCAGGCGTGGccatatattataaaatataacattgaacccagcactcaggagggagaggcaggaggatatctgtgagttcgaggccaggctggtctatagagctagttccaggacagactccaaagctgtagagaaaccttgtctcaatacaaaacaagagcaaaactggCATTctagtaatatttaaaataatatatttaaactaacattttaatttttagttttgaaatcttgttttaattatttccattttattttatattttatttccccCACATATGCCTTTTTATCACACTAATGTATTAAATATTTCCATCTTAGTATCTAGGTTCATGTTGCCTTttaagtctttttgtttgtttgtttgtgtaagCATTGCAGCTCAGATAGAAAGGGATCCTGGCAGTCGGGAGCCAAGGAATGCCAAGTATTACGGCTTGGATGGAAAAGTATTCTGGCAATTGGGAAGCAAGCACAGGTGATCACAGCAGGCAGAGCAGGTTACAGCCCTGCCCcagggaaaggtttccccaatCTAACAGCTCTGCGCCTCCGTCAGGAGAGGGTTCCCCAGCGAAGTTGTTACAGATCTGCTCTGGTCCCCCCGTGTAACAACTGTGCCTAGCGGAAACCCGAGTGGAAGTGGGGGAGTATAGTCCTGCTCTGCTGCGGGCAAAAGTTGTTACTTCTCTCGTGCGCTCCACTCCTGTAAAGGAAGGTCTCACCCAAGCATCGTTCAAGAGGGAAGAGTcctggagagtggctgcctctgccagggtcgAGAAGACAGCAGCAAACTCAGCGGGTACAAAGCTTATGTAGGGCTTCTTAGAGGCAGAGTTTTtccagggagaagattttcaggctgggaattggtcagatttcagtCCCTTGAGCTCAGATTGGCTAGAtctctgctcagggattggtttgttttctgcttaGTTGATTAGGGGTAGATTTGGCTTTGGTTTCagagtgtttctttcactggcccttttTAGCCTTTTGGCTCTAATTTCAGGGCCAggacatatttctttcactggcacTGATTCTATGgccaaaatgtgtttctttagctgtggtttcagggtcagggtgtgtttctttggctggcccttCCCCATACAGTTTGTTTTTCgagacctggtttctctgtgtagccctacctgtcctgAAATTTGGTCTAcaggtagaccaggctaacctcgaactcagagattctcctgtctctgcctcctgcgtgctgggactaaaggagtatGTCGCCACTGTCCGGCAcattctaaatctttttttttttttaattactttatgtgtgtgtgcctgcgcgACCAAATGAATCCTCCGGAGCTGGCCTTCCAGGCAGTTGTCAAGGTGCTTGGGtacagggaactgaactcaagtcctctggaagatcaggaagatgcttttctgagtcatttctccagcttctCGCATTACATCTTGTTTGCTCTTGTGTCTTTTGAGTATTACTATGTagtgctggctggcctggaactcactgtggactaggctggcctcagacccacagaattctgcctgcttctgcctcagcagTGCTGAAATGAAAGACCTgagcttccccccaccccatgtccATTTGCCTTATATCTTAAACATTTAAGATCTACTCTATAGGATTTTAATTCTGTGACTCGGTTGAaggtgtgcttgcctagcacacaacGCCCTGGCATTTATCCTTGCACTGTCTGAGCGATACATAGTGGTGCAAGCCTGTTAATCCCGacactggagaggtagaggcaagaggatcagattCAGGGTCATCCGGGGCTACATAGCTTCGTATTTCCCACCCTTCCCCTTCCATTTTCTAAGTCTCACGTAGCTCAGCCTAGGCTTGGATTCCTATCtgtccagtgctaggattacaggcttcaTTGTATCTAGCAAGATTGACTTTAGGACTaaggttttttcttctttgctttttggattttttttagatAATGTATCCCATGTTGGCTTCAGGTTTGCCATATATGTGAGGCTGGTTTTAAACtcttggtcttcctgcctctgcctttcaagttctGAGAGTTAGAAGCATGTAATACCATTcctgtttaaaattttattttaaacattttgaatgcctttactcttttaaatttagttttaaaaaatatttatgactaTAAATATTGTGAATGTATTCATGTGTGCTTAGAAGTctactgaggccagaagagagtattcagtcccttggaactggagttacaggcagttgtgagctgcccagtgttgctgggaactgaactcagatcttctggaagagcaggaagcactcttaacctctgtcTTGAGCTTTATTGTGCACATgggattgagttaattatcaccagaGGAAAACTTTTTTCCAAATTGTGCTGTActtatgcctaaaataaactgttTGGTGCCAGACTCCTGATTTAAGCCAGCACTAGCTAGCTACTAAGTCCTGTTGAGCCTCACTCAGGCTGTTACTCTGTTGGCCCTA contains:
- the Gadd45gip1 gene encoding growth arrest and DNA damage-inducible proteins-interacting protein 1, giving the protein MAASAMQACRLLRFSVAVGPRSCNYRAPPPPRRRPGPHWPDPENLLSPRWQLGPRYAAKQFARYGAKSGVAPASLWPSPEQLRELEAEEREWYPSLATMQESLRTQQQAQEAKRRAREQHISECMAKMPQMIENWRRQKRERWEKAQADKERRARLQAEAQERLGYHVDPRSARFQELLQDLDKQQRKRLKEEKQRQKKEARAAAMASAEAQDPEVSGEPSS